From a single Streptomyces misionensis genomic region:
- a CDS encoding SAM-dependent methyltransferase has product MPDNGWPADRIDTRHAHSARIYDYVLGGKDYYPADREAGDAMAREWPALPVHMRANRDFMNRAVRWLAEEAGMRQFLDIGTGIPTSPNLHEIAQAVAPESRVVYVDNDPIVLTLSQGLLSSTPEGRTAYLEADFRDPAAILNAPELRETLDLDRPVALTVIAIVHFMLDEDDAVGAVRRLLEPLPAGSHLAMSIGTAEFAPEEVGRVAREYAARDMPMRLRTMSEAEEFFKDLDLIEPGIVQVHKWRPDGTGEQGIRDEDIAMYGAVARKP; this is encoded by the coding sequence TTGCCCGACAACGGATGGCCGGCCGACCGCATCGACACCCGGCACGCCCACTCGGCCCGCATCTACGACTACGTCCTCGGCGGCAAGGACTACTACCCCGCCGACCGGGAGGCGGGCGACGCCATGGCGCGCGAGTGGCCCGCGCTCCCCGTCCACATGCGCGCCAACCGCGACTTCATGAACCGGGCCGTGCGCTGGCTCGCCGAGGAGGCGGGCATGCGCCAGTTCCTCGACATCGGCACCGGCATCCCGACCTCGCCCAACCTGCACGAGATCGCCCAGGCCGTGGCCCCCGAGTCCCGCGTCGTCTACGTCGACAACGACCCGATCGTCCTCACCCTCTCCCAGGGCCTGCTCTCCAGCACCCCCGAGGGCCGCACCGCGTACCTGGAGGCCGACTTCCGCGACCCGGCGGCCATCCTGAACGCCCCCGAGCTGCGCGAGACCCTGGACCTGGACCGCCCGGTCGCCCTCACGGTCATCGCCATCGTCCACTTCATGCTGGACGAGGACGACGCGGTCGGGGCCGTACGCCGTCTCCTGGAGCCCCTCCCCGCCGGCAGCCACCTGGCGATGTCCATCGGCACCGCCGAGTTCGCCCCCGAGGAGGTGGGCCGGGTCGCCCGCGAGTACGCGGCCCGCGACATGCCGATGCGTCTGCGCACGATGTCCGAGGCCGAGGAGTTCTTCAAGGACCTGGACCTGATCGAGCCCGGCATCGTGCAGGTCCACAAGTGGCGCCCGGACGGCACGGGCGAGCAGGGCATCCGGGACGAGGACATCGCCATGTACGGAGCCGTCGCCCGCAAGCCGTGA
- a CDS encoding nucleotidyltransferase family protein, translated as MTHNGEETAAARRPQIQEVTELRLPPDGPRPQAPQGDRSAPPGEEAPGRPHGSGTSTGAADLPQDGGTPPGADAPDLPHDRSQAILEAAKQIGALLKRAGHPFALAGSVAVYAHGGSRYLQHDADFCVLPGDADAVAATLREAGLAVRTPPEDWLLKTTCQGQNVDIIFALAHEPVTKDMLERAHVLPVDSVLMPVLCPTDLIRSLISAFSEHYCDFGSVLPVARAVREKVDWDVIRDTCGDQPMPAAFLFLLERLDVIAPREQRT; from the coding sequence ATGACGCACAACGGGGAGGAGACCGCGGCCGCGCGCAGGCCGCAGATCCAGGAGGTGACCGAGCTGCGGCTGCCGCCGGACGGGCCGCGGCCCCAGGCCCCGCAGGGAGACCGGAGCGCCCCGCCGGGCGAGGAAGCACCGGGTCGGCCGCACGGCAGCGGCACCTCGACGGGCGCGGCGGACCTGCCGCAGGACGGCGGCACCCCGCCGGGCGCCGACGCGCCGGACCTGCCGCACGACCGCAGCCAGGCCATCCTGGAGGCCGCCAAGCAGATCGGCGCCCTCCTCAAACGCGCGGGCCACCCCTTCGCCCTGGCCGGCAGCGTCGCGGTCTACGCCCACGGCGGCAGCCGCTACCTCCAGCACGACGCCGACTTCTGCGTGCTGCCCGGCGACGCCGACGCGGTGGCCGCGACCCTGCGCGAGGCCGGGCTCGCCGTCCGCACCCCGCCGGAGGACTGGCTGCTGAAGACCACGTGCCAGGGGCAGAACGTGGACATCATCTTCGCGCTCGCCCACGAGCCCGTCACCAAGGACATGCTGGAGCGCGCGCACGTGCTGCCCGTGGACTCGGTGCTGATGCCGGTGCTCTGCCCCACCGATCTGATCCGCAGCCTGATCAGCGCCTTCTCCGAGCACTACTGCGACTTCGGGTCCGTGCTGCCGGTGGCCCGCGCGGTGCGCGAGAAGGTCGACTGGGACGTGATCCGCGACACCTGCGGCGACCAGCCCATGCCGGCCGCCTTCCTCTTCCTCCTCGAACGCCTCGACGTGATCGCACCCCGGGAGCAGCGGACATGA
- a CDS encoding BON domain-containing protein, with protein MTDAAAPPPESGLDYRVAHLAERLAAGRLGELGVRLETRGDAVLLTGTVPSTECRDEILRLAREELAPHPVHSDLLIAGTSSPDHGEDLT; from the coding sequence ATGACCGACGCAGCCGCACCACCACCGGAGAGCGGACTGGACTACCGCGTCGCCCACCTCGCCGAGCGCCTCGCCGCCGGCCGGCTCGGCGAACTCGGCGTACGCCTGGAGACCCGCGGCGACGCCGTCCTGCTCACCGGCACCGTCCCGTCCACCGAGTGCCGGGACGAGATCCTGCGCCTGGCCCGCGAGGAACTGGCGCCCCACCCGGTCCACAGCGACCTGCTCATCGCCGGCACCTCCTCGCCCGACCACGGAGAGGACCTGACATGA
- a CDS encoding metallophosphoesterase family protein, with product MIRVAAVGDIHMGPESQGTLRPSFETLPDCADVLLLAGDLTRHGTPEEAAVVAREIEDLGVPVVAVLGNHDHHDERPEEVTAILREAGAHVLEGQSAVVTAGEARIGVAGTKGFGGGFVGRCAGEFGEPLMKEFVRYSRRCADGLHGALKDLDQCGCDVRIALTHFSPVPDTLAGEPPEIYPFLGSYLLAEAIDTAGADLAVHGHAHAGTEHGMTSGGVRVRNVAQPVIGQAFHVYNLPGRPG from the coding sequence ATGATCCGCGTCGCGGCCGTCGGGGACATCCACATGGGCCCCGAAAGCCAGGGCACGCTGCGCCCCTCCTTCGAAACGCTGCCCGACTGCGCCGACGTCCTGCTGCTGGCCGGCGACCTGACCCGGCACGGCACCCCCGAGGAGGCCGCGGTCGTCGCCCGCGAGATCGAGGACCTCGGAGTGCCCGTGGTCGCCGTCCTCGGCAACCACGACCACCACGACGAACGCCCCGAAGAGGTCACGGCGATCCTCCGCGAGGCCGGCGCGCACGTGCTGGAGGGCCAGTCCGCCGTGGTCACCGCCGGGGAGGCGAGGATCGGGGTGGCCGGCACCAAGGGCTTCGGCGGCGGCTTCGTGGGCCGCTGCGCGGGCGAGTTCGGCGAACCCCTGATGAAGGAGTTCGTCCGCTACAGCCGCCGCTGCGCCGACGGCCTGCACGGCGCCCTCAAGGACCTGGACCAGTGCGGCTGCGACGTCCGGATCGCCCTCACCCACTTCTCGCCGGTGCCGGACACCCTGGCCGGGGAGCCGCCGGAGATCTACCCGTTCCTCGGCAGCTACCTCCTCGCGGAGGCCATCGACACCGCGGGCGCCGACCTGGCCGTCCACGGACATGCCCACGCGGGCACCGAACACGGCATGACCAGCGGCGGCGTACGCGTGCGCAATGTCGCCCAGCCGGTGATCGGACAGGCCTTCCACGTGTACAACCTGCCGGGCCGGCCGGGCTGA
- a CDS encoding MFS transporter — MRWWSAANFVSNAGTWMQLTVQNLLVLHITGSAAATGLSMSVQAAPALFVSLLGGAAVDRWPRKLTVAVSQALLGAVAFTTALLVALDRIDMTSLLVLAAVTGVIATVDGPACALLGNDLVPVEDVPSAIGVGALVHSAGRLAGTALAGVTVALLGTGAAYAANGLSFLFVAAVVPFLRPVRGAAEPPAGEPRAVPERAETSVREGLMYFVRRPRLMALAGITGISSVFGRNYGLTLAVLVTGPLAGGAGSFGTVSTVLAVGGILGAVLGARLRRPSVRTVGLLAAAGGLLQAVAGVSPSLAVLLVLVLPMAVVESVSDTAGTAVLQTDPPAHLRGRVLGVWSSIGTVWSLGGPPLLGLLMQSAGARGALVAGGLLIAASVGAGLLLRRRGGVLPVAALPAADGEVTGRAALGTAA, encoded by the coding sequence ATGCGCTGGTGGTCGGCCGCGAACTTCGTCTCCAACGCCGGCACCTGGATGCAGCTCACGGTGCAGAACCTGCTCGTGCTGCACATCACGGGCTCCGCGGCGGCCACCGGTCTGTCGATGTCCGTGCAGGCCGCGCCCGCCCTGTTCGTGAGCCTGCTGGGCGGCGCCGCCGTGGACCGCTGGCCCCGCAAGCTGACGGTCGCCGTCAGCCAGGCCCTGCTGGGCGCGGTCGCCTTCACCACGGCGCTGCTCGTGGCGCTGGACCGGATCGACATGACGTCGCTGCTGGTGCTGGCCGCCGTGACCGGTGTCATCGCCACCGTCGACGGCCCGGCCTGCGCGCTGCTCGGCAACGACCTCGTACCCGTGGAGGACGTGCCGTCCGCGATCGGCGTCGGCGCCCTGGTGCACAGCGCGGGACGGCTCGCGGGCACCGCGCTGGCCGGGGTCACCGTCGCCCTCCTCGGCACGGGCGCCGCCTATGCGGCCAACGGCCTGTCCTTCCTGTTCGTGGCGGCGGTGGTGCCGTTCCTGCGGCCCGTGCGCGGGGCCGCCGAGCCGCCGGCGGGCGAGCCGCGGGCGGTGCCGGAACGGGCGGAGACGAGCGTGCGCGAGGGGCTCATGTACTTCGTGCGGCGGCCCCGGCTGATGGCGCTGGCCGGGATCACCGGCATCAGCTCGGTCTTCGGCCGCAACTACGGTCTCACCCTCGCCGTCCTCGTCACCGGGCCGCTCGCGGGCGGTGCCGGCTCGTTCGGCACCGTCTCCACGGTGCTCGCCGTCGGCGGCATCCTCGGCGCGGTGCTCGGCGCCCGGCTGCGCCGCCCGTCGGTGCGCACGGTGGGGCTGCTCGCGGCGGCGGGCGGCCTGCTCCAGGCGGTGGCCGGGGTGTCGCCGTCGCTCGCGGTGCTGCTGGTGCTGGTGCTGCCGATGGCCGTGGTGGAGTCCGTCTCCGACACCGCGGGCACGGCCGTGCTCCAGACCGATCCGCCCGCGCATCTGCGCGGCCGGGTGCTCGGCGTGTGGAGCAGCATCGGCACGGTGTGGAGCCTCGGCGGGCCGCCCCTGCTGGGCCTGCTGATGCAGAGTGCCGGGGCGCGCGGCGCCCTCGTCGCGGGCGGCCTGCTGATCGCCGCGTCGGTCGGCGCGGGCCTGCTGCTGCGCCGCCGTGGCGGTGTGCTGCCGGTGGCGGCGCTGCCCGCGGCGGACGGCGAGGTCACCGGGCGGGCCGCCCTGGGCACGGCCGCCTGA
- a CDS encoding DUF6343 family protein, whose product MADDRHGRPTPAEPRARSGTARRTPGGSEPATARSALGLRLILSALFLPVFAAATAGFAVWAAHQRPGDSPGQGPLTALAVICGVLALAAALDLVRVTARRRRERGPDR is encoded by the coding sequence ATGGCTGACGACCGGCACGGACGGCCGACCCCGGCGGAGCCCCGCGCACGCTCCGGCACCGCCCGCCGCACCCCCGGCGGCAGCGAGCCGGCCACCGCGCGCAGCGCCCTCGGCCTGCGGCTGATCCTGTCCGCCCTCTTCCTGCCCGTGTTCGCCGCCGCCACCGCGGGCTTCGCCGTCTGGGCCGCACACCAGCGCCCCGGTGACAGCCCCGGACAAGGCCCGCTGACCGCCCTCGCGGTGATCTGCGGAGTCCTCGCCCTGGCCGCGGCACTCGACCTGGTCCGGGTGACGGCCCGCAGACGCCGCGAGCGCGGCCCGGACCGCTGA
- a CDS encoding MFS transporter, giving the protein MLAAFTFNTAENLPVGLLELISAGLHVPLSAVGLLVTGYGVTVAIASVPLAHGTRAVPRRHVLTGLLAALVASSLLAASAYSYGLLLFARLLTALAQALFWAVMGPVAVGLFPPRVRGRVIAALSVAGSLALVLGVPAGTWLGRCTDWRVSMGAPAALGAVSLVTIAALLPTSPPEEEPAAYASGPDARRFATVLAAGALSATGAFTGYTYIVRFLGGVGGFSPGAVDVLLVVFGTACLAGVSVTGALLDCFPRAALITAVAVQAVGMLGLYALGARPVAAVVFLALTGGALGPVFMTTQNEMLRCAPGRTDIALAANSGAYNAGIAAGAALGALVLPLLEVRGTFLVGGLLTAAACAVLLGTRRRRRP; this is encoded by the coding sequence ATGCTGGCCGCCTTCACCTTCAACACGGCCGAGAACCTGCCGGTGGGGCTGCTGGAGCTGATCTCCGCCGGCCTGCACGTCCCGCTGTCCGCGGTGGGGCTCCTGGTCACCGGGTACGGCGTGACGGTCGCGATCGCCTCCGTGCCGCTCGCCCACGGCACCCGGGCCGTGCCCCGGCGCCATGTGCTCACCGGACTGCTGGCCGCCCTCGTCGCCTCCAGCCTCCTCGCCGCGTCGGCGTACTCCTACGGGCTGCTGCTGTTCGCGCGGCTGCTGACCGCCCTCGCGCAGGCGCTGTTCTGGGCCGTGATGGGACCGGTCGCCGTCGGCCTGTTCCCGCCCCGGGTCCGCGGACGGGTGATCGCGGCGCTGTCCGTCGCCGGTTCCCTCGCCCTCGTGCTGGGCGTCCCCGCGGGTACCTGGCTGGGCCGGTGCACCGACTGGCGGGTGTCCATGGGGGCGCCGGCCGCCCTGGGCGCCGTCTCGCTGGTGACGATCGCGGCACTGCTGCCGACCTCGCCGCCGGAGGAGGAGCCCGCCGCCTACGCGAGCGGCCCCGACGCCCGCCGGTTCGCTACCGTGCTGGCGGCCGGCGCCCTGTCCGCGACCGGGGCGTTCACCGGATACACGTACATCGTGCGGTTCCTGGGCGGCGTCGGCGGGTTCTCGCCCGGCGCCGTCGACGTCCTGCTGGTGGTGTTCGGCACCGCGTGCCTGGCCGGGGTGAGCGTCACCGGGGCGCTGCTGGACTGCTTCCCGCGGGCGGCGCTCATCACCGCCGTGGCCGTCCAGGCGGTGGGCATGCTCGGGCTGTACGCGCTCGGCGCCCGGCCGGTGGCCGCGGTGGTGTTCCTCGCGCTGACGGGCGGTGCCCTCGGCCCGGTGTTCATGACCACCCAGAACGAGATGCTGCGGTGCGCGCCCGGCCGCACGGACATCGCCCTCGCGGCCAACTCCGGCGCCTACAACGCCGGCATCGCCGCGGGCGCCGCGCTCGGCGCACTGGTCCTGCCGCTGCTGGAGGTGCGGGGCACGTTTCTCGTCGGCGGGCTGCTGACCGCCGCGGCCTGCGCCGTGCTGCTCGGCACCCGGCGGCGGCGCCGCCCCTAG
- a CDS encoding carboxymuconolactone decarboxylase family protein, translating into MTPRIPKAPLPAEVEENMVRQFGAVPENVAALWHNPEVARANLEFGAEVGAWNAADASLKSYAHMAVAAQVGCSWCLDVGYFQARNQKLDLAKASQVPVWRESDVFTPLERDVMAYAEAMTNTPPTVTDAQHASLLDRLGAPAMVELTAFIAFVNLATRANVAGGVTSQGFSDACEIPLATRPAEPHGTSAA; encoded by the coding sequence ATGACACCGCGCATCCCGAAGGCCCCGCTCCCCGCCGAGGTCGAGGAGAACATGGTCCGGCAGTTCGGTGCCGTGCCCGAGAACGTCGCGGCGCTCTGGCACAACCCCGAAGTCGCCCGCGCCAACCTGGAGTTCGGCGCCGAGGTGGGCGCCTGGAACGCCGCCGACGCGAGCCTGAAGTCGTACGCGCACATGGCCGTGGCGGCGCAGGTCGGCTGCAGTTGGTGCCTGGACGTCGGCTACTTCCAGGCGCGGAACCAGAAGCTGGACCTGGCCAAGGCGAGCCAGGTGCCGGTCTGGCGCGAGTCGGACGTGTTCACCCCGCTGGAGCGGGACGTGATGGCGTACGCCGAGGCCATGACGAACACCCCGCCGACCGTCACCGACGCCCAGCACGCGAGCCTCCTGGACCGGCTCGGCGCGCCCGCCATGGTCGAACTCACCGCGTTCATCGCCTTCGTCAACCTCGCCACCCGGGCCAACGTGGCCGGCGGCGTCACCTCGCAGGGCTTCTCCGACGCCTGCGAGATCCCGCTCGCCACCCGGCCCGCCGAGCCCCACGGGACGTCCGCCGCATGA
- a CDS encoding RNA polymerase sigma-70 factor, with amino-acid sequence MTEDPFVAHRRLLFTVAYEMLGSAADAEDVLQESWLRWAGTDHARVRDPRSYLVRTVTRQALNRLRTLSRSREEYVGEWLPEPLLTTPDVAEDVELAESVSLAMLTVLETLAPLERAVFVLREVFDVPYAEIAEAVAKSPAAVRQLAHRARAHVAARQPRVRVSRSEQQAVLERFLAALHTGRVQDLLEVMAPDVVFVADGGGLAAAARAPVHGAERVATLLAGVDRSASRTTTVWLNGAPAARIDTDGRLAALSLVVADGRVTRVYAVANPHKLTRLDEPVALAR; translated from the coding sequence ATGACCGAGGACCCGTTCGTCGCCCATCGCAGGCTGCTGTTCACCGTCGCCTACGAGATGCTCGGCTCGGCCGCCGACGCGGAGGACGTCCTCCAGGAGTCCTGGCTGCGCTGGGCCGGCACCGACCACGCGCGGGTGCGCGACCCGCGGTCGTACCTCGTGCGCACCGTCACCCGGCAGGCCCTCAACCGGCTGCGGACGCTGTCGCGCAGCAGGGAGGAGTACGTCGGCGAGTGGCTCCCCGAGCCCCTGCTGACCACTCCCGACGTCGCGGAGGACGTCGAACTCGCGGAGAGCGTCTCGCTCGCGATGCTGACCGTGCTGGAGACGCTCGCGCCCCTGGAGCGCGCGGTCTTCGTGCTCCGCGAGGTCTTCGACGTGCCGTACGCGGAGATCGCCGAGGCCGTGGCGAAGTCCCCGGCCGCCGTGCGGCAGCTCGCGCACCGGGCGCGAGCACACGTGGCGGCCCGGCAGCCCCGGGTGCGGGTCAGCCGCTCGGAGCAACAGGCCGTACTGGAGCGCTTCCTGGCCGCGCTGCACACCGGGAGGGTCCAGGACCTGCTGGAGGTGATGGCACCGGACGTGGTGTTCGTCGCCGACGGCGGCGGACTGGCGGCCGCCGCCCGCGCCCCGGTCCACGGGGCCGAACGGGTGGCGACGCTCCTGGCGGGCGTGGACCGGTCCGCGTCCAGGACCACGACCGTGTGGCTCAACGGCGCCCCGGCGGCCCGGATCGACACCGACGGCCGGCTCGCCGCCCTGAGCCTCGTGGTGGCCGACGGCCGGGTCACCCGCGTCTACGCCGTGGCGAACCCGCACAAGCTGACCCGGCTGGACGAGCCGGTCGCCCTGGCCCGGTGA